One Thermostichus vulcanus str. 'Rupite' DNA segment encodes these proteins:
- a CDS encoding uracil-DNA glycosylase, which translates to MTRTSDPQRDPTAPSQDWLALESEIIQCRRCPRLVSWREEVAARKVARFRDHTYWGRPIPGFGDPRARLWVIGLAPAAHGGNRTGRVFTGDPSGDWVFRALHRAGFANQPTSTHRQDGLQLRDCYISAVVRCAPPENRPTLTETKTCLGYLAQELNGLAQVRVILTLGHFAFQHTLALLDPPKPRPKFAHNQVTALAEGRYLLTSYHPSQRNTATKLLTEPMFDAVFEQVRRLLAQGES; encoded by the coding sequence ATGACGAGGACGAGTGATCCGCAAAGGGATCCTACTGCTCCATCTCAGGACTGGCTTGCCCTAGAGTCTGAAATCATCCAGTGCCGTCGCTGCCCACGCTTGGTCAGTTGGCGAGAGGAAGTCGCAGCCCGAAAAGTGGCCCGCTTTCGGGATCACACCTACTGGGGGCGGCCCATTCCTGGCTTTGGGGATCCCCGGGCGCGGTTGTGGGTGATTGGACTGGCGCCGGCAGCCCATGGTGGCAACCGGACAGGCCGGGTCTTCACCGGGGATCCCAGCGGGGACTGGGTCTTTCGAGCTTTGCATCGGGCTGGCTTTGCCAACCAGCCCACCTCCACCCATCGACAGGATGGCCTCCAGCTTAGGGATTGCTACATCTCGGCAGTGGTTCGTTGTGCGCCTCCAGAGAATCGCCCCACCCTGACAGAAACCAAAACTTGCTTGGGGTACCTGGCCCAGGAACTGAACGGGCTGGCTCAGGTGCGGGTGATCCTCACCTTGGGCCACTTTGCCTTTCAGCACACCCTGGCGTTGCTGGATCCCCCCAAACCTCGCCCCAAGTTTGCCCACAACCAAGTCACTGCCCTAGCAGAAGGGCGATATTTGCTCACCTCCTATCACCCCAGTCAACGCAATACGGCCACCAAGCTGCTTACAGAGCCGATGTTTGATGCGGTTTTTGAACAGGTGCGCAGGTTGCTCGCCCAGGGGGAGTCCTAG
- the tenA gene encoding thiaminase II: MSNSFTDHLWQTIQPIYQQILTHPFNQELAAGTLSRAQFQFYLQQDALYLTDFARALGLIGARSEGAEQVVSFLNFAIGAIVAERSLHESYFRLYDIQPETTYAPACFTYTRSLLASAALDPYEVAIAAVLPCFWIYREVGSAIYQMAKPGNPYQQWIDTYAGEEFAQVVQQAIDITESVAEQTTAALREKMTAAFVTASRLEWLFWDSAYRLESWLPG; this comes from the coding sequence ATGTCCAATTCCTTTACTGACCACCTTTGGCAGACCATTCAACCGATTTATCAGCAGATTTTGACCCATCCTTTTAACCAAGAGTTGGCAGCTGGAACCTTATCTCGCGCACAGTTCCAATTTTATTTGCAGCAGGATGCCCTCTACCTGACGGATTTTGCTCGGGCTTTGGGTCTAATTGGAGCTCGGTCGGAAGGGGCTGAGCAGGTGGTGAGTTTTTTGAATTTCGCCATCGGAGCAATTGTGGCCGAACGTAGCCTCCACGAAAGCTATTTTCGTCTCTACGACATCCAGCCAGAAACCACCTATGCCCCCGCCTGTTTTACCTATACCCGTTCCCTATTGGCTTCAGCAGCTCTGGATCCCTATGAGGTAGCCATTGCCGCTGTGCTGCCCTGTTTTTGGATTTACCGAGAGGTGGGATCCGCAATCTATCAAATGGCCAAACCTGGCAATCCTTATCAACAGTGGATTGATACCTATGCCGGTGAAGAATTTGCTCAGGTGGTACAACAGGCCATCGACATTACCGAATCGGTAGCTGAGCAAACCACCGCAGCCCTGCGGGAGAAGATGACGGCAGCCTTTGTCACTGCTTCCCGCTTGGAATGGCTTTTTTGGGACAGTGCCTATCGCCTGGAGTCCTGGCTACCAGGGTAA
- a CDS encoding long-chain acyl-[acyl-carrier-protein] reductase gives MFGLIGHLTSLTHAQRVADKLGYPEYADSDLEFWCMAPPQVVDEITVTSITGQKIHGQYVESCFLPEMLAGGRVKAACRKILNAMALAQRRGLSITALGGFSSIIFENFRLDSLRRVRNIDLEVQRFTTGNTHTAYIICQQLQLAAQRYVMDLAAATVAVVGASGDIGSAICQWLAAHTQLGKLLLVARDRQRLEELQANLKQGEICSVEDALPRADFIVWVASMNQGMVLNPQVLRDPCVIIDGGYPKNIASSLQRQGVYVIDGGMVEHSLDIEWNIMQFLNVANPARQLFACFAESMLLEFEGLHTNFSWGRNLITLEKLDLIGQLSRKHGFRPLMPEA, from the coding sequence ATGTTCGGCCTGATCGGGCACTTAACCAGCCTTACCCATGCACAACGGGTGGCAGACAAGCTGGGCTACCCAGAATATGCGGACAGCGATCTTGAGTTTTGGTGCATGGCTCCCCCTCAGGTTGTGGATGAGATCACCGTCACCAGCATCACTGGCCAAAAGATCCACGGACAATACGTCGAATCCTGCTTCTTGCCAGAAATGTTGGCGGGTGGACGGGTCAAAGCTGCCTGCCGGAAGATCCTCAATGCGATGGCTTTGGCCCAACGGCGCGGGCTGAGTATCACCGCCCTGGGGGGGTTTAGCAGCATCATTTTCGAGAATTTTCGCCTCGATAGCCTCCGGCGAGTGCGCAATATCGACCTGGAAGTGCAGCGCTTCACCACCGGCAACACCCATACTGCCTACATCATCTGTCAACAGTTGCAACTGGCAGCCCAACGCTATGTTATGGATTTGGCGGCGGCGACGGTAGCTGTGGTAGGGGCCAGTGGGGATATTGGCAGTGCCATCTGTCAATGGCTGGCAGCCCATACCCAGCTGGGCAAATTGTTGTTGGTGGCGCGGGATCGACAACGGCTGGAAGAATTGCAGGCCAACCTCAAGCAGGGGGAGATCTGTTCGGTGGAGGATGCCCTCCCGCGGGCCGATTTCATTGTTTGGGTGGCGAGTATGAATCAGGGCATGGTTCTCAATCCGCAGGTGTTGCGGGATCCCTGTGTGATCATCGACGGCGGCTACCCGAAAAATATCGCTTCCAGCCTGCAACGGCAGGGGGTCTATGTGATCGATGGCGGCATGGTGGAGCACTCCCTTGACATCGAATGGAACATCATGCAATTTCTCAATGTGGCCAATCCGGCCCGCCAGCTTTTTGCCTGTTTTGCCGAATCGATGTTGTTGGAGTTCGAGGGACTCCACACCAATTTCAGTTGGGGCCGCAATCTGATTACCTTAGAAAAGCTGGATTTGATCGGGCAGCTTTCCCGCAAGCATGGCTTCCGACCGTTGATGCCAGAAGCCTAA